Genomic segment of Shewanella sp. OMA3-2:
GCATGTTCAACGACTACAAAGTAGGTTCGGCTTCAGGTGCTATGCGTGGCAATATTGACTTAATGGACACTCCACAGTCTGTTAATGTTATCCCTGATTTTGTTACAGATGAACAGCTTGCTACTAACTTAGCTGAAGTTTTAGTTAATGACTCAAGTGTTACCGCGGGTACCACTCGTTGGAACCGCCAAGTGTTTAGCATCCGCGGTTTTGAATTAGATTCTGGCAACGGTTACCTGATAAATGGCCACCAGCAATGGTCGCACTATGTGCAGCCTATTGAAACACTACAACGGGTAGAAGTATTAAAAGGCCCTTCCAGTATGCTTTATGGTCAATCAGGCCCTGGCGGTTTGGTTAACATGGTGACCAAAAAGCCTACTTACGACAACATGCTAGATCTAGGCTTTGATACCGATGAAAATGGTTCAACGCGTTTTCAATTAGATGCCGGCGGCAGTTTTAATCAAGCCCAAACTATGCGTTATCGTGCTGTGTTGGTGAAGCAAGATACTGAGTATTGGCGTGAGTTTTCCGCCAATGATGAAGCCCAGGAACGCGATCGTTGGTTAGGCTACATTAATACTGAGTTTGACCTAAGTGACGATGTTATGTTGTCACTTAAGTATGATCACACTCAAGATAAAGCAGGTATCGATGCTGGTGGTTGGTTAGACAAACAAGGCAATGTTATCGGTAACAACCAAACCATATGGGATGCCCCTTGGGCTTTTACCGACAATACGGTATCAAACCTAGGTGCTGACTTAACTTGGCATATCAACGACACATGGAAATTGAAGACGGGATATAACGAGCAGCAGTTTAATCGTCAACGTTTTGATTCAGCTCCACAGTATGTTGAAGACCCATTCACCACTAATGGTTATAACATCAAACCATTTGACCGTTATGATGATTGGCAGCATAAAACCGCTTATGCTGACTTTACGGGCGAATTTGATTTAGCTGGCATACAGCATCAGTTGCTGATTGGCGCTAACTACTTAGATTATTTTTATCAACAACGCCGTGATGGCGGTAAAAAATTAATCAATGTTATTCCTGGCCAACCTGTCGCTGTGCCTGATTATGACTATAACAATGTAGCAGCGGGAGCCGCGAGTACTTATAAATACTACGGCTTTTATCTACAAGACTTAATGACCTTGAATGAGCTGTGGAAGTTGCTTGCCGGTGTACGTTATGACGAGCAAAAGAAAGAGGGTTTAGGTGAAAACAGTTATGCCGTATCACCTAAGTTTGGTGCAATCTACTCACCTGCTGATAATGGCAGTATTTATGTTAACTATTCAAAAAGCTTCAGCCCGCAAGGTGCAGTGAATAATGAATCTGATGTTAACCATGAGTTAGATTTAAAACCAGAATATGGTATCCAATATGAAGTGGGTACTAAATGGGAGTTATTTAATGATAGCTTGCTATTAACGGCAGCAGTTTTTGATATAACACTAGAAAATATCACTATTACCGAAAAACTACCGACACCAGATAGCAAGTTTACCGACATCACTACTCAAGGTGGTGAGCAAAAACATCGGGGTTTTGAGGTGAGTGCCCAAGGTCAATTAAGTGAAAGCTGGTTTATAACCTCCTCTATGATGTTTTTAGATGCTAAATATCATACCGGTGATGAGCGTGAAGGTAATACCCCAGTAGATGCACCAGAATGGTCTGCCAATATTTGGACTCGTTATGAAGTGACAGAAAACTTTGCCATGAATTTGGGTGCTGTATATGTCGGTGAGCGTTTTGCTGATGTTAATAACACTATAACTAAAGATGACTATATTCGTTTTGATATGGGAGCGGCATACACTCTGGATATGATGGGCAAAGATATTAGCCTTCGTGCCAACATAAAAAACCTGTTTGATACCGATTATGTCGAAGGTGGTCAATACAATATGGCCACCATAGGTCAAGGTCGTAACTTTAGCCTAGCGTTAGAAGCTAAGTTCTAATATTGATTTACACTTAACAATTAAAAAAGCAGCGATAATAGCTGCTTTTTTGTTATTTATCTTTCAAAAAACCTAGATAAAGTTTCATTTGCTGCTAAAATATCTTTCGTTTCGTAACTTAGATGAAAGTAAAACACCATTATGAATAAACGTAATACCCAACAACGTCGTCATAGCATTATCAATTTGCTTAATCAGCAAGGAGAAGTCAGTGTTGAAGAGTTGTCTTTACGTTTTGAAACATCAGAAGTCACCATTCGCAAGGATCTAGCTACTTTAGAAAAAACAGGCTTACTTTTACGTCGTTATGGTGGTGCAGTAGCAGTCCCTGATGAAGTGACCCAGCAGTTCAGCGCCAAAATTCCCCCTAATAAGTTGGCCATAGCTAAAACGGCCGCTGCACTGATTAAAGATCACAACCGCATTATTATAGATAGTGGCAGCACTACCACAGGTATTGTGCAGCAGTTAAATAACTTGCGCGGTTTAGTGGTAATGACTAACTCATTACAGCTGGCTAATGCGATCCATGAGCTTGAAAATGAACCGACATTATTGATGACCGGTGGTACCTGGGACCCGCATTCAGAATCCTTTCAAGGCCAGGTGGCTGAGCAAGTTTTACGCTCATATAACTTTGATCAATTATTTATCGGCGCAGACGGCTTGGACTTAGATCGTGGAACCACCACATTTAATGAACTAACCGGACTGAGTAAGGTGATGGCAGAAATGTCACGTGAAGTGATCGTATTACTCGAATCATCAAAAATTGGTCGCCGTATCCCGAATTTAGAATTGCCCTGGAATGAGATAAACGTATTGGTCACCGATGACCATATCTCAGCTGAGGCATTACAAATCATTCAAAACCAGGGTGTTAAAGTGTTACTTGCACCCTACGTTGAATCAAATTAATTTAAAAATACTCAATAGGTAAATAACCATGTGTGGAATCGTTGGCGCAGTAGCGCAAAGAGATGTTGCTGAAATTTTAGTTGAAGGTTTACGCCGCTTAGAATATCGCGGTTATGACAGTGCTGGTGTGGCGGTGATTAATGGTACAGAACTAAACCGCACTCGCCGTTTAGGTAAAGTACAAGAGCTATCGTCAGCGTTAGCTGAAGCGCCACTGTCTGGCGGAACGGGTATCGCCCACACTCGCTGGGCAACCCATGGTGAACCAAGTGAACGTAATGCCCACCCGCATTTATCAGAAGATGATATTGCCGTTGTTCACAACGGCATCATTGAAAACCACAATAAGCTACGTGAAAAACTAAAAGGCTTAGGCTATGTGTTTTCATCAGACACAGACACCGAAGTTATTTGTCATTTAGTCCACCATGAACTTAAAACAGCTGATACGTTGTTATCAGCAGTACAAGCCACTGTTAAGCAGTTAGA
This window contains:
- a CDS encoding TonB-dependent receptor — translated: MLIKLSAVAIAVTTGLLSFSVHSNAQAEPAASVSSVLVSPDQAHKNIEHMEVTGRMFNDYKVGSASGAMRGNIDLMDTPQSVNVIPDFVTDEQLATNLAEVLVNDSSVTAGTTRWNRQVFSIRGFELDSGNGYLINGHQQWSHYVQPIETLQRVEVLKGPSSMLYGQSGPGGLVNMVTKKPTYDNMLDLGFDTDENGSTRFQLDAGGSFNQAQTMRYRAVLVKQDTEYWREFSANDEAQERDRWLGYINTEFDLSDDVMLSLKYDHTQDKAGIDAGGWLDKQGNVIGNNQTIWDAPWAFTDNTVSNLGADLTWHINDTWKLKTGYNEQQFNRQRFDSAPQYVEDPFTTNGYNIKPFDRYDDWQHKTAYADFTGEFDLAGIQHQLLIGANYLDYFYQQRRDGGKKLINVIPGQPVAVPDYDYNNVAAGAASTYKYYGFYLQDLMTLNELWKLLAGVRYDEQKKEGLGENSYAVSPKFGAIYSPADNGSIYVNYSKSFSPQGAVNNESDVNHELDLKPEYGIQYEVGTKWELFNDSLLLTAAVFDITLENITITEKLPTPDSKFTDITTQGGEQKHRGFEVSAQGQLSESWFITSSMMFLDAKYHTGDEREGNTPVDAPEWSANIWTRYEVTENFAMNLGAVYVGERFADVNNTITKDDYIRFDMGAAYTLDMMGKDISLRANIKNLFDTDYVEGGQYNMATIGQGRNFSLALEAKF
- a CDS encoding DeoR/GlpR family DNA-binding transcription regulator, translating into MNKRNTQQRRHSIINLLNQQGEVSVEELSLRFETSEVTIRKDLATLEKTGLLLRRYGGAVAVPDEVTQQFSAKIPPNKLAIAKTAAALIKDHNRIIIDSGSTTTGIVQQLNNLRGLVVMTNSLQLANAIHELENEPTLLMTGGTWDPHSESFQGQVAEQVLRSYNFDQLFIGADGLDLDRGTTTFNELTGLSKVMAEMSREVIVLLESSKIGRRIPNLELPWNEINVLVTDDHISAEALQIIQNQGVKVLLAPYVESN